In Candidatus Omnitrophota bacterium, the sequence TATTTAAGATACGGCCGGGTGATCGTGACTTTTCTTAGTTTATCCAAACCTCTTCCGTCGTTTCTGATCATAGTTCCCTTTCAGTAATTATTCGCTTATGCAAACTTTATTCCGGCCTTCTTTCTTGGCCTTATACAGGGCCCGGTCAGCCAGGGCCACAAATTCATCCTTGCTCATTTTCATCTGGTACATAGCTATCCCCACGCTCACAGTGATCCGCATAAGCGAACCGGTCTCCTGGTTAAGGAAATCCAGTTCCTCGGTCATCCTGCGGATCTTCTCCGCGACCACGCCCGCGCCTTTGGCGTTAGTAAAAGGCAGGATCGCCACAAATTCATCGCCGCCGTAGCGGCAGATTATATCCACCTGGCGGATATTCTGTTTTATTACATTCGCCACCTGCTTTAATATCCGGTCTCCTTCGAGGTGGCCGTAATTATCGTTATACTTCTTAAAATGATCCACGTCCACTATCATCAAGCTGAGATTATGGTTATACCGCTGCGCCCGCAGGATCTCGACGTTGACCTGCTCCTGGAAATGGCGGTGATTGAACACATTGGTCAGCGCATCGGTAACCGCAAGCGATGCCAGCTTCTCGCAAAGTCTTATATTCTCGATCTGGGTAACCGCCTGATGCGCGATAAGAGAAAGATATTTCAGGTCATCCGGGGTGAATATCTTGGTGGTGGCCAGTTTATCGGTGACATTC encodes:
- a CDS encoding sensor domain-containing diguanylate cyclase, with the protein product RLDDLADFVTAMALKIADAERASFMLVDEKNNELVIRGAQGLIPEKANARVKIGEFVSGWVAQQGEALLIDDIDADYRFKSLSRDAARYKTRSFVSLPLKRENKVIGVMNVTDKLATTKIFTPDDLKYLSLIAHQAVTQIENIRLCEKLASLAVTDALTNVFNHRHFQEQVNVEILRAQRYNHNLSLMIVDVDHFKKYNDNYGHLEGDRILKQVANVIKQNIRQVDIICRYGGDEFVAILPFTNAKGAGVVAEKIRRMTEELDFLNQETGSLMRITVSVGIAMYQMKMSKDEFVALADRALYKAKKEGRNKVCISE